In Brassica napus cultivar Da-Ae chromosome A3, Da-Ae, whole genome shotgun sequence, the sequence ATGAAGAGAGAAATGACTGGAGTCGGAACGTGAACGTCTTTGGCGTTGCAGAGACAATAAGGACGATGAAGGTGAAGAGTCGGTAATCTCTATCTCCGTTCTTGAACCAAGAGATGGGCTTGTCGAATTGGGTCAACATATTTGGGTCCAAATCAATTGGACGCAACAATTCGGTGACATGGCATGAAATTGATTTTTCATTGGATGATTATATTTGCTTACGTGGATAGGCTTAAATCACTCTATATCttccttttagtataggatatatattattttgtataatgcatacttgctctacaacatttgcttgtagactaaaaaaattgttttctatatttttaaaagagaaattatttagtctagaatataacatggacatatgtattgactatatatagaagttgagtgtttttttaaaatgacatatgtacTAAAgatttttcaaccattacttcactggcacaaaacatttataactataaataccttcttttaaaagcaaaactaataaaagcatgtacaacaaatgtattttgatatatattatatgcaacAAGTTATAAAGGTTTGagacattgcaaaactgtttggagcaaagtttttaacttcacgatcttcatcttgacgtcagttcagtgtcggccctggccacaagcagaagaagcatgggcttccagctcacacgataataagtattttcgcggccacatatttataaaaagtgactttaACCTAGTGGTTATAAGAGAAATTGCCAGTGCTAGAGGTGTTGGGTTCAATTACCCTTAactgcattcatttattttggtcctaaatataaaatgtgacacgtgtcactcccagaacgcacgaattgatgacgtggcttcacgggagagaggcgaacatttctttatatatatagatattaattatttatccaAAACtcttataaacaaaatatacaaGTTGTTAATGCACTCTATTGTTTGCAAAAAAGCTTTTCATATTATTTCCCTTTTTCATTTAATGCacaaatacaaatgtagatttttcttttatctacaagatgttttttaatttaacatacaaattataaacCGTTTGActatgtttatcataaatttggttttatatatatttagttttaatatattcatcattatttacatcttattagttttaaaccatacaaaaaacatatattaattgcatattgtaaaacttactttatattttaaaacgatTAAAGTCACAATGACCAAATACTTTCCATCACCACCAAAAACTCGAAAAACCCTATACAACCGAAATTTTATTtccatatattattaaattttatttgtttataatatgttttaattttcagGGAAACTATCACTCACAACCATACCAGGATCACACTTTTACTTTGATAACGACATAGATATCATATAACGCTTTcaaaagaggaataaactgCTATCTTAAGCCTGATGGCATACCTCCACATGGGATCAAACCACAAGACGGAAACCGACACCAGTCAACTGTTTTAAAATTCACACTTCAATGCAAACAACcatatatttttcaaacttactattgtttagaaaacaaaaactgaTCATCGCATCGCATTCAAACAAAAACTCTATGGTTAATTCTACAACGAACAAAACTTAACTTCCAATATCTGATacttaaaattacaaaaatattaaaatttactttaataaaacatattatccgcgcgaagcgcggaactCCGGCTCTAGGTTTGATGCAAATCTGTatgcttttttttgtcaacaaatctGTATGATTATTTACCCTTATCATTCTATTTGTCAAACACTCTATTCAAACGTtatctaaataattatataaaataaaatcataaaaaattaatgaaaacatataatttatctatttaattattacttgattattaaacaaaattgtaacttttttttttttttgaacacttacaaaattgtaactatactttattattattattatttttaaataatcacTATTTAGGAATTTATTCTACCAAAACAGGATCATGTCCAATTAATAAATGTTTGGTCCAATTATGTATTTTGTCTGATCGTAGGCATTCATAATGTTTTGAAAACAGGACGGGCATTGTCATTGTAGCTAGCTCAATGATCAGACCGGTCCAatcaagttttaaattttagatttaattgTAAATTAAATAACTACTAGATTATGATCCGTTTTTTAAAGGgcgtatatattttttgttttattttttttagaaatttaatttttatatttgtgtattttttgttcatatttgtgtgtaaattttaatcaaaaactattttataaaagttGATCCAACATACGTTCGGATCTTtgtaattaaaacaaaaaatatatccgaTCTAGTTCTAAGTTAAATGAAAGACTTTGTTTGTTGTTGTGCTTGTGATGGATCAGACTTTTGAATAGAGAGCTGTCTGGACTTCTTATATCATCGTGGTCCGGTTTTATTGGTTATGTTTTGTTTAAACCgggtttgatatatatatgccTACCGGATTGATACGTAAACGCACCGGGCCTAACCAAAATGATGCACAGAAACTTCAAATCTCAAGTGGTTTAGCGTAATCTATAATACAAGGATCAACCGTAATTACTAGTATCATTACCGTTAATACTGTGATAAAGATCTTActgaatgatattttaatgGTTTGTAAACTAGTTTTCTTAAGATGACTAGACAATTATCCAAAAAGTTTGTTCTCTTAATCATCTGATGATGAATTGTAGTGTTTATCATAAATCCTAATTCATGAGATTTATAACTAAACTTGAACTTCCTTTATAAAGATTAACAAGCTCTTATGTATTAGTATTTGTGTCTCTATGAAATTTTGGAtgtgaaaatttataatttgtaaataaattctTTAAGGATTAAAAAGCTTAGAACCCATTATTACCTACCTAATATCAACAATAGAAGTTGTATATatgagatttataaattatctaCCATGGGTTTAACTTGTAACTAGGTGGATGCCTGCGATTTTGCGGCTTCGAATGTTTTgcaacaatatatttattataattttgttaaatatttttctaagaatgattgctttttaaaaaggataaatatgactattttaaatactttttgaTATTGTGTATTGATAGTTGtactaaaattagttatatataatattcatgattcagttttaaataaaattacttaagttttcaaaatatataatactgaaatttttgaaatattttacaaGCTTGTATAAATGACTTAAAACCTCttatcataatttaaaacatatgatgagataatataaataattttataaatgtatttataatttttataaatgagtTATAAAGCTTGTATGAATTTTATTAGACATTAATAATTAttgtaatactttatatacaaatataaggctttatataagaatataaaatcattatatcaattttaataaaagaacattttttattattttatgtagtttacaaatatataaaaaattgatcaaacattattatcTTTTCTATAGTTTCAACATGTTAATAGTTATTTGTTAGGAACTTTAGAAGAtgttaatagttattatgaaatttacacaaaatataatgcttttaaataagaatataaaatcactatattaatttatatgaaaaatttgtcgtttattattttatgtattttataaatataaaaaatgatcaatttatttctatttctataatttaaaaaatttgttaccataaatcattatttgtaatattatgtaaattatttggcaagtgatattaattagttataaatttactttttttttagatctaaataaaataaataaaaattaaaaataatctatcaatcaaattataataattttgtaagaGTTTACTTATGATTATGATCGACAGCAAGTGACATTTAAACTACCTTTATTTTTCGAAGTCACGGTCGGACCGGGAGGTCTGAACCGGTTCTTGTAATTCATGAGGCTTCCCTTATGGTTTAGTAACCTAAACCCTTTAGTTTCACATCCTCTTCGATCAGAGCCGCGCCTTCTCAGATTACTCGGAATCAAACTTCTTCGATTTCCCATATCTCTCAGGTTTGTCTCAATCTCAATTTTAGAGATAAACATATACAGCTGCAGACTGTTAATATCGGTGTttatttgatagattggagCTATAGGAGCAAGTCAATCCCAATGTCGGCCCTTGTGGCGCTATGCAGAGCTCGAGCTGCTTCCTCTTTGTTCAGCAGCCTTGTTCGTCCAGCATTTCGCAGTCTCTCAACAGGTAATACTCATACTCTTGACTTTCCTGAATATGATCGCTAGTTTCGAACTACATTACTTGTTGTGAAGAAATCATTATGCCATGGACCTTCTTGTCTTATATATCCTTCTTGGGTGGCCTTTATATGATAAAAGTTTTAAGCTTTCAGGGTTTTCAATTAGTTTTGGAGAGATGTGATCTAATAGGTTGAACTGTGAGGTGTTTATGCATACGGATTATTTATCGAGGATTCCATAGCTTTTGTGGGTTTTGTCATGGCATAAAGCCTTTGCTTCTCTTTTATGAGATGATGAACGGATTAGCTTGCATTGgttcacctttttttttgtaactatgtTTCCACAATGTAGTAACCTGAGTACTCTATTATTTCATGTTGAGATACTTTTGTGTTGGAAGAAATAGAATTCAGTATCATTATATCTTCAAGGGCTCAACTTGGTTATATCCAACTCTGGTGCTATTTTTTATGTCCTGTATCTGGAGCTAGATTCTTCTCTTAATTCTGGTGTTAGCTGCCTcagtattttgtttttgtttatggcTGTTTCCAAAATGATGAATCAAGTACAGGAAACCAATTCACCTATGTACTTTATGGGACTTGGGTTGTGGTCGTGTATGCTGCCTGTATGGTTTTCTCTTACTAAGATTGAGTTATGTTGAGTATATACATCTTCAAACTTGGTTAAGGAGATCATATTCACATATTAGTATATGGTATTGGTAATCCATAGTTCTCTTCTAGCTTTGTGTCAAAACCCTTGGGTGCGTTTTTGTTTTGCGACACACGACGACACTTGAATACCTctagttttaattttgtttttttggtatttttacaGGTTTTGGTGATGTGCAGAACAAAACACTTGTGGCAGAAATGGAAGAAAAGATGCTCCACATGGACATCAACTCAATGATAGGAAGTTCCATGCCACTAGGAATGATGCGCATAGGAACAATCATCCACAACATCGAGATGAACCCCGGGCAAGGTGCTAAGCTAGTCCGAGCTGCAGGAACAAACGCCAAGATCCTAAAGGAGCCTGCTTCAGGGAAGTGCTTGATCAAGCTTCCATCAGGGGACACCAGGTGGATCAACGCCAGATGCCGTGCTACGATTGGTACAGTGTCGAACCCGTCTCATGGAGTGAAGAAGCTGTATAAAGCAGGACAGAGCAGGTGGCTGGGGATAAGACCCAAAGTGAGAGGTGTGGCGATGAATCCTTGTGATCATCCACACGGTGGTGGTGAAGGGAAGAGCAAGAGTAGTGGAAGCAGAGGAAGGACATCGGTTAGCCCTTGGGGGAAACCGTGCAAAGGAGGTTACAAGTCAGCTAgtgtcaagaagaagaagaagagattggCAGCTAGAGAAGCCAAGATGTGATTCATATGATGAAATGAAGTTAACTCTCAGGATTGTTTTAATGACATTGTTGAATCTGTGAGAGTTTTAATTTTAAGCTTAATAAAATCAGAACAATCGTTGATCCGTTATGGATGAAGATGGTTTATGAAATTCTGAATGTTGTtatgtgttttctttttctttaaattgaAATCAAACGGTTTTCTTTCAATCATGACCACGTTTTTCTTTTACTGGAAGATTAGATTTGATATTTACATAATCTTAAACCAAAGTCAGTGATTTACAGATTACCGGAAATAAAAGCCAGTGGAAGAAAGATCATTCTCTAGAGCCATCATGTTACATGACAGTTGGAGTATTTACAATTTAGATAGCTTTTGTTGTCAAAAACAATCAAGATGGCTTTTCTGAGAGAAATAAGGAAATCAATTTGACATCTTCCTACGTCTAAACAACCtacaatttcaaaagttttaagggagttttggaaaaaaatgaaagagatcAAATCAAGAATGGTATTAGACTTTGAAAGAGGGAATAGTAAATGGAGCACACAGAGTTTGAAGCTTGAAAATGAGACTGTAACAAACAACAGAGCAGAGCAGCCAACATGGTGGCCATTTTAGGTCCCACTCCTCCATATTTATTCATCATTTCTGTTATTcctttcatttatatatattgaaaattatctgaagttcaaaaaaaactataagatagcactaaaacatatatatatattccaaaaatagaacacaaaatttttttcttaaaataacattaattaaaaaaattaaaaattatatttgagtTTGGTTAGAGGTTAGAGTTTGGAATTTAGTATTAGTATTTAGTATTTCAGGAGTTGAGTGTAgggtaaaaaatataaaatttggaaTAATATAGTCATTTTACTATTCAATTAATGTTATTTTGAGGATTCTTCTTGTGTGTTATTTTGTCTATATTATTCCAAATTTTATACCAAATGTTTTTCCTCTTTTCACCCCCAAAAATCATGATCAAGTTGTTTTTCCTCTTTTCTCTTATTGCAAGAGAGGTGAAGAATCATTAAGATACATGCAATGAATCCAAATAACCTCACTAGCAGATgcatgaattttgttttttttttatgtttttgttattatacTTTTAATTGCCTTTTTAGTCTGGTCATATATTTTCCCAGATTTCATTTCAAAGCTGGATAAAAAATCGACAGTATGTCCACTTTTGTGACTGGTTGGTCGGAAAAATACCAGGGAATAATATTCTTGAACAATATGTCAATATGCTTTGTATTtttgaactaatttttaaaaagttacgaTATAAATTAATTTGACCTCAAAAACTACCAAGGTGAAATAGAAATCTTATTCCACTAATCGGGGTTTATAccaaaaatattaacttttatataaatTCTTCGATTAATCAAGAGAAGTTTGgagtttaactttaaattttccATAAATTGATAACATGGtgtaaaacattattttcactGGAATTGAACTAAAAGTACAACATGATCAATCCATGTGCTAACCCATGCGTTTAACCATTAAATCTACATACACCAGTGCATAACTGCTATATAATTATGAGATTAGTTTATGTGTTAGTACCAAAAAAAGATTAGTTTATGTTTTGGTACATATAgttgtaataaaatttaatatgaatTTGCTCTAACAATGCTGTatactacattaaacaataatttgGGGAAAGTCGGCAAGAAAAAAGTGTATAAAATGAAAACCGAAAATGTATAACGTAGAAGAAAGAGATTGGAGAGTTGTACGAGGAAATATTGATGACAAGTTGGTCGAGATATGCATTGAATCGATGGGAACGCGCCACTGAACATTGACATGTGCAGTTCCATCCACTACCTTTTGAAATTCATTAGATAATTATTTTCACGCcgacattttttttgttcagtaATTCTCTACGTATACCATCAAGATAATTAAAGGATAGTCTTAAATCTTCGTAGagaaatataattaatcattttaaaaacccCGAGGTATGTGATGAAACTGTGGGCATACCATATAAACTCGTTATTGGAATAATTATGCCGCTATGCCTTGTGTAATTTATATAGTGATTCTATTGTATTATATTGAATATTGTTGCAGGTCCACAACCACTAGACTTGTAATCCAAAGGAAGGGTTTGCGATGTTCAAGGCAATCATGCATGGGTTGCCATCTCTATATAGCTTTCCCTTTCcaccatttattttatttataatttcttaTAACTGAATATAATAGTACTAACAGAATCCACAAAACTTTTTGTAAGAAAGCTCTCCTGTTTTTTTCACCCTAAAAATATGTACATATCTTTCTCGGTTTTGTCTACGAATAAAAATCTTTTTGATCTGGTTAAGAGATTGTGCTCTCTGTACATACAACTACGTAAAAacgatttttatataaatcCGAACTGCATTATACTATATTCAAATGCATGATTGTATCATATATACATCCTCAACTGACAATGCGACTGATGTTCTTTAATAAGACTCCTACAGTCTTACCGAATGTTTGCTATTATATTGTAAGTTTTCAGCAGATTAGCAATCCTGAAACTCTTTTGACGAAAGTCGTTATGAAATTGATCATTGGTTTGCTAAAACAAATTATCATGCATATTTTTCACACAAGCTTAATATagtacaaaattttcatataataacCGCAAACAGGTGTGATCGATTTAAATCGTTAGATATCAAAATTTTCTATTTACATATGTTATATATAGGGATTTGTTATATCAAAATTAACCATACAATACATCAAGCTCGGAAATGTACTAAATATTTCTGGTTCGAAACCTAACATCTCATATTTATCTGTTTGTGTAGcatgtcaatataaatatttaattttcattacGAGTAATTGGATATGTTTGGCGTCAATAAATAAACCCTTAGGAAATTAGTCGGTTAGCCTTCGGCTTGTCATATACCCTctgattatttaaaaattgtaacAATGGCATCGATCCTAACAATCGGATCAAGTACATATCCACAATAAAAGTTGAATATCCTTCAGTGTCGGAAAGATATccctatgattttttttttttttgaaaaacagatATCCCTATGATATTCTTCTCTTAATATATAGTTCATAAGATTTTAAATCTGCATGCAGCATCTCCGTATTGTggtaaagttttttatttatttattaactcATAGAGTTAACTAGAACAATGATCGATGTCATTTTAGGTCTTGTTGCTATATATGTTATTCGTtgaattttggatatgtatattgTTAACCTGTGAATTGGTTAATATACCCGAGTATCATGTCCCTCATTAATAACGGAACCAAATATGTCATGTACAATGCAGAAATGCTCAAAAATGTTACTATTAAATTTAAGTTCGCATTGCTTTATTTACTACAAATTtctgcaaaaacaaaaatatttgtaaaggATATGGGCAGAAAAACTAGAAAATAGTAACGATTTAAGAgcttaaaacccaaaagaaaaataaacactGGACCAACTGTCCCATTAAGAACACGATGATTTGATATATCCACTACATGAAATGCCGATGAGAAGGATAACATTATGGGTCCTAATTGGTCGATAAACATAGACAACATTATTATTAGGTAAATATAACTATAAGTTAATCTATATATACAGATTCTTTGAGtgcatatatatttgtcaaattaaatttgtaatttCATTACATTCAATATAATAATCATTGGTATCATTAAATTCACCTCTAATGCAAATGAATTCGAATCTTAAGTTTGTACGTTTTTTCCGTCCATAGTTTCACTAGATT encodes:
- the LOC125606877 gene encoding 60S ribosomal protein L2, mitochondrial-like; protein product: MSALVALCRARAASSLFSSLVRPAFRSLSTGFGDVQNKTLVAEMEEKMLHMDINSMIGSSMPLGMMRIGTIIHNIEMNPGQGAKLVRAAGTNAKILKEPASGKCLIKLPSGDTRWINARCRATIGTVSNPSHGVKKLYKAGQSRWLGIRPKVRGVAMNPCDHPHGGGEGKSKSSGSRGRTSVSPWGKPCKGGYKSASVKKKKKRLAAREAKM